GCCCACAAACCgctcctttttttatttttccaaaaattcaactctctctctctattttttaaaatttatctttttattatatccTTAGGCTAtggattaatttttattttttcattttatcaataagattatagtaatttaattaagttaaaaattaaataacttacctttacaataaaataattttctttttcacaaaatttcaaaaaatattcaaataaccgatatcaatatttaattcatttaatcatcattattttatcttttcatcaattatattacttaatttattaattaaaatataaaataatcttatttaaaattatatatttatttattattatgcactaatatcttttaaatttttattaaaaaaagacaaaaaccAAAACCTGGCACTATAATagtgatttttaaataattcaatgattatttttaaataattcaatgattatcttaaaaaattacGCAAGAAGtcagttttttgtttttaatacaaaatatatacttaaataatattttattttattttgttagtatGATGTCATTGTAGAATGGGTTGTGAAGTGATGGAGACGATACCTCACTAGTTTTTGAATGGTTAAAGAGTGATTGCGATTTTAAGCCTACTTTGGAACATTATTGACATTGAGGGAGTGATGTTGGGGTCAATCGTGAGTTGTTGGGATATCTGGATAAAAATCATGAGCTCGGTTGGATTGATCGCCGATGAGTCcctattcaaattattttcttgtaGACTTTGATTCGAAATGAACCGTAATACGTTCTGTGATCGTAGTCGATAATTTCGTTTACTACacaacactattattattatgatataggAATCTCTTCTAGAAAGCTGGTGGAGAAAGTTagtaaactaattaatttttttgagaatCGATTTTCGAGCTcgattttatgttatgtttattCGTCATTGATACTTTTGacttatgttttaaattatttctctcAAATGGTTCTTGTTCTTGTTGTGTTTTGAATGCATTTAATGACAAGGTGAATCATCCTGGTTTTTATTGTTTTGTCGTTACGATAAACAACTATTATTCTATCCtattgaattaacatttataaaataaatatttataggaGATTGTGAAAAATTAAGTTAccgaataaaaaaaatttaacaagcATTATGCAGCTTATTCGTTCACttattaatttctattttaatttattttaattattaactatttatatgtttagatgcacattttttttatatatatttgtgataatatttaatattatatataattatattattatttttaaatattaaccaCTAAAAGTTTTTAACATTTCTGTAAATTTATCAACAAGAATGAGAAGGTAAAATTTAggtaaaattgttaaatatttaggtaaaattgttaaatatttatacattcgtaaaattaagaatttatctgaattaataaaaaaattctttaaaaagaatattacttatattatttatgtatataattataaaaaatgataataataaaagttataaataaaaaataaattacatatataagttcatttatttgaataattttttttattggatgtataaatataaatttaatttatttatgtaaaatcgTATACACAAACGTAAAAtcgaaataatttataaatttgtaaaatcataaaatttgaagattataaattaaaattataagagtTTAACTAGTTAATATTTATCGTCCATcaccattaattaattaattaattaattaattaattaattaattaattaattaattaattaattgttcatTGGATTCTAAAATGTTCCTAACAAAATTACAAGATGGACAAAAGAAATTAACATTGGTTACCTCATCAAGTCGGTATCAATTCCAAATCGGCAATATATTATTGTATTCATACCAACAATAggttttgataaaatataatagaatagCTTATCATTATCAATGCTGATCTAATTAatgattcatattttatatcAGCGTCAGCATTGATAAGCTATtccattatattttattgtttattatatatatatatatatatatatatactgccGTCTACCTACCCTACCTTAAATCTACATTAATCATGAAGGTTTGTAAGAAAAAATTTCAGTGACAagaatattatcaaattaatatggGCTcagaaaccctaaaccctacTACAAAACTACTCCCCATCATAGATTTCGCCCAACCGGACCTCAAACCAGGGTCCCCTTCATGGGACTCGGTCAGAAATCTTGTTCGACAAGCCTTGGAAGAGTACGGTTGCTTTGAGGCATCCTTTCCTAGAATTCCTTTGGAAGATCGTAAAAATACCTTCTCTTGTTTGGAGGAGGTCTTTGATCTCCCTTTACAAACAAAGGTCAAGAACACTTCCAATAAGCCTTATCATGGCTATGTTGGCCAGTACCCGACAGTACCTCTTTACGAGAGCATGGGCATCGACGGAGCACAGATGGTTGAAAACGTTGAAGAATTTACTAGAGACATGTGGCCAGAAGGAAACGTTACTTTTTGGtaagtatatatatacgtaattatatattaattgaatttgttaCAAGTACTCATGAGGTGATCATTTCTAGCTAGATAATtggagttttatttatttgtacgTGTTAATAAGGtccaatttttatttctctagaaaaaaaatatacttaaattaattataagagaaTGTGCATGTGTGAACCTTAATTTTTTGGCAgcaaaaatatgcattcatttTCAAAGCAAGTATCTGAGCTGGACCAACTAGTAAAAAGGATGATTTTTGAGAGCTTTGGAGTGGAGAAATATTTGGACGAGCACATAGAAGAAAGCAACTATCTCCTTAGGGTTCAAAAATACAAAGGCCCCAAAACAACTGAGCCACAACTAGGCATCACCTCACACACGGACAAAAGCTTCCTCACCATTCTCTACCAAAACCTCGACGGTTTGGAGGTTAAGAGTACCAAAGATGGGGATTGGATCAAAGCCCGTTGCTCTTTGGACTCCTTCATCGTCTTGATTGGAGTTTCCCTTCatgtaattattaattctacactaacaattaattattacgattttaattttatcttggttcattttttatttatcgaTTCTCACAAGAAAAATTATCGGATTGAATATGTGTGTACCTAGGCATGGCTTAATGGGCGTCTATGCCCTACATTTCATAGGGTGACGATGACGGGGAATGAGGCACGTTACTCGCTTGGTCTATTCTCGTTCCCTAATCAAGGGTATGTGATAAAAGCGGCCGAGGAGCTTGTAGATGAGGACCATCCTTTGCTTTACAAGCCTTATGACCATGTTGAGTTCTTGTCTTTCTACCACACAGAAGAAGGACAGAGGTCTGAGGACGCACTTAAGGCCTATTGTGgagcttaattaattaattaattaattaattaagattataatTGCTTTATTTCATAAGTACGTCACTATTACTTGTAAtagttgttttaaaataatttaaatttgtatctatatatatatatatgtgtgaaaTTAAGatgtttaagaatatataatcTAGATAATGTAAAAGTGGTTGACAGATTTATATATTCATCTATATTATATGTCAATAGTCATATCcggttgatatatatattcaaagcCTAAATTATTGGGATAATTATGATTTCAGATAAATtctttcaaaaatcaaaatttagatctttaataaaattatgccaacatgaaatttataaataaataaaaaattaatgtcagtcaattattttaattaactagttaatatatattttcgaaCTGGAGCAAAAATGAATAAACCTTCATAAATGAAACTCGTTGCCCAAACTAACTAGTCGGAGATTGAACAGggaaggaagaagaaaattagaatcattaagggtgtgtttgatgatggggaattggaattggaattggaattctaattccaattccatgagaattgacattgaattacaattcaattcctatgtttggaaaaatgatagaattgtaattcaattccaattcctatgtttgggaaaatgatagaattgcaattcaattctaattctaatgtttgtaaaataaaacatcggttcaaaatgttaacttttaaaatatgtttggacgttttggcacgtttaatacgtttttgacattttttcacatttttacacgtttttcacgtttttcacacgttttaacacgtttttcatatttttcacacatttttcacgtttttcacacgttttaacacatttttcacgttttccacacgtttttcacgtttttcaaacgtttttcacatgtttttcacgtttttcacacgtttttcacgttttcacacgttttcacagtttttacacgttttcacgtttttcacacgtttttcacgttttcacacattattcacacgtttttcatgttttcacgtttttcacgtgttttaacacgtttttcacgttttagacgtttttcacgtttttcacgtttttcgcacgttttaacacgtttttcacacgtttttaacatttttcatgttttcacgtttttcacacatttttcacatttttcacatttttcacacgtttttcacacattttcacacgttttcacgttttcacgttttcacacattttaacacgttttcacgtttttcacgtttttacacgttttaatacgttttcacgtttttcacacattattcacacgtttttcacgttttcacgtttttcacacgttttaacacgttttacacatttttcacgtttttcacgtttttcacgtttttcacacgttttaacatgttttccacgttttcaaacgttttcacgttttaacacgtttttcacgttttcacacgtttttcacacgattttcacgttttcacgtgttaaacgtgttaaaacgtgttaaacgtgttaaatgtgttaaaaatatgtcaaacgtgtcaaaaacgtaaaaaacatgtgaaacgtgtcaacgtgttaaaaacgttttaaacgtgttaaaaacatgaaaacgtgtcaaaaacgtgttaaacgttccaaacatgtgaaaaatgtgttaaacatgccaaaacgtgaaaaacgtgaaaaacgtgttaaacatgtcaaaaatgtggtaaacgtgtcaaaaacgtaaaaaaagtattaaatgtgttaaaaacgtgaaaacatgttaaatgtatcaaaaacgtaaaaaatgtgttaaatgtgtcaaaaacgtgaaaacgtgtcaaaaacgtgttaaacatgtgaaaaacttgttaaacgtgccaaaacgtgtcaaaaatgtggtaaacgtgtcaaaaacgtaaaaaaatgtgttaaatgtgtcaaaaacgtgaaaacgtgttaaacgtgtcaaaaacgtgttaaatatgtgaaaaacttgttaaacgtgccaaaacatgaaaaacgtgtaaaatgtgtcaaaattgtggtaaacgtgtcaaaaacgtaaaaaaacgtgttaaatgtgtcaaaaacgtgaaaacgcgttaaacatgtcaaaaacgtaaaaaaacgggttacatgtgtcaaaaacgtgaaaacgtgttaaacgcgtcaaaaacgtgttaaatatgtgaaaaacttgttaaacgtgccaaaacgtgcaaaatgtgccaaaacacaaaaaacgtgtcaaacgtgttaaaaacgtgttaaacgtgttaaaaacgtgaaaatatgttaaacgtgtcaaaaatgtgttaaacgtgtcaaagacgtgaaaaacgtgttaaatgtgtcaaaaacgtgttaaacatgtcaaggacgtgaaaaacgtgttaaatgtgtcaaaacgtgttaaacgtgccaaaaacgtgttaaacgtgttaaaaac
This is a stretch of genomic DNA from Impatiens glandulifera chromosome 4, dImpGla2.1, whole genome shotgun sequence. It encodes these proteins:
- the LOC124937005 gene encoding probable 2-oxoglutarate-dependent dioxygenase AOP1, with amino-acid sequence MGSETLNPTTKLLPIIDFAQPDLKPGSPSWDSVRNLVRQALEEYGCFEASFPRIPLEDRKNTFSCLEEVFDLPLQTKVKNTSNKPYHGYVGQYPTVPLYESMGIDGAQMVENVEEFTRDMWPEGNVTFCKNMHSFSKQVSELDQLVKRMIFESFGVEKYLDEHIEESNYLLRVQKYKGPKTTEPQLGITSHTDKSFLTILYQNLDGLEVKSTKDGDWIKARCSLDSFIVLIGVSLHAWLNGRLCPTFHRVTMTGNEARYSLGLFSFPNQGYVIKAAEELVDEDHPLLYKPYDHVEFLSFYHTEEGQRSEDALKAYCGA